A genomic segment from Triticum dicoccoides isolate Atlit2015 ecotype Zavitan chromosome 1A, WEW_v2.0, whole genome shotgun sequence encodes:
- the LOC119285790 gene encoding NAD(P)H dehydrogenase (quinone) FQR1-like, which yields MAVKVYVVYYSMYGHVAKLADEIKKGASSVEGVEVKVWQVPEILNEEVLGKMGAPPKTDVPVISPQELAEADGVLFGFPTRFGMMAAQMKAFFDATGGLWREQSLAGKPAGVFFSTGTQGGGQETTPLTAVTQLTHHGMVFVPVGYTFGAKMFDMDKVQGGSPYGAGTFAGDGSRWPSEMELEHAFHQGKYFAGIAKKLKGSSA from the exons ATGGCGGTCAAGGTCTACGTCGT GTACTACTCCATGTATGGTCATGTTGCTAAGCTAGCTGATGAGATCAAGAAAGGTGCTTCATCTGTCGAAGGCGTGGAGGTTAAAGTGTGGCAG GTCCCTGAGATCCTGAACGAGGAAGTCCTTGGCAAGATGGGCGCCCCGCCCAAGACCGACGTGCCGGTGATCTCCCCGCAGGAGCTGGCGGAGGCGGACGGCGTCCTGTTCGGGTTCCCGACGAGGTTCGGCATGATGGCGGCGCAGATGAAGGCATTCTTCGACGCGACGGGCGGGCTGTGGAGGGAGCAGAGCCTGGCGGGCAAGCCGGCGGGCGTGTTCTTCAGCACGGGCACGCAGGGCGGCGGGCAGGAGACGACGCCGCTGACGGCGGTGACCCAGCTGACCCACCACGGCATGGTGTTCGTGCCGGTGGGGTACACGTTCGGCGCCAAGATGTTCGACATGGACAAGGTGCAGGGCGGCAGCCCGTACGGCGCTGGCACGTTCGCGGGGGACGGGTCGCGGTGGCCGTCGGAGATGGAGCTGGAGCACGCCTTCCACCAGGGCAAGTACTTCGCCGGcatcgccaagaagctcaagggctCCTCCGCCTGA